GGCGGTTTGCCCGCTTCTGGTCGAAAGCCTGCCCGTCAGGCGTCATGAAGATCACCTCGTCATAACTCCTTTCAGCCTGCAACTTCTCGATACACGCGAAAACCGGCTCGGGACGAATCACCATTCCGGCGCCACCTCCGAACGGCGCATCATCCACCTGCTGGTACTTGCCCAATCCGTAATCGTGCAGATTGTGCACATGGATCTCAGCGAGACCTTTCCGTCTTGCGATACCAAGCAATCCCTTTTCGAGAGGTGATGCAAAAAAATCCGGAATGACGGAAATGATCTCTATCCGCATGGCTTCACACCTGAGTCGTTGCCTGTCAATCTTGTCAAGAACATTGCGCCAAAACTTCAAAAAAGAAGCCGCAACGCAGTGACGTTACAAAAATTCTTTGAATCTCTTCAACCTCACCATCCCTTTTTCGAGATCGGTTTCAGTGATAAAATCCTCTACTGCCGGTATAAGCACTTTCCTGTCACCAGTATCGACTTCGTACACGTCATGCGCAGGCATCTGCAACACATCGCTGATCTTGCCGACACGCCCCTCCGTTTCGTCGAACACGTCCAGACCGATCAGCTCATGAATGTATGCCCGGTCATCCGGCATAGCCACCAAGGCATCCCTGGTCACGTAGAGTCCGCACCCGACGAGCGCTTCGGCACCTTCGCGCGAACCGGCGCCTTCGAACACAAGCCAGGCAAAACCCTGATGAAACCTGGCTGACTGCACCTTGCGAAGCACGGCATCTTCCGGCGTTTTGCCGATATAATACTCTCGGCGCGTCAGGAAGCTCTCAGGAAAGTCGGTCACCGGCTTCACCTTGAGTTCGCCTTTTAACCCTTTGGGCTTCAGGACGACGCCTGTCAGAAACAGTTCCACTCAGGTTCAGCCGGTTCGGATTCCCTGTTATTCTCAGCCTTCGGCTGAACCAGCAGCTTCGGCAGCTTTCTTGGCCTGACGGCGGCGGAGTTTGGCGTTGAGACGCTTCTGACGGCGCTCGGCCTCTTTCTGCCGCCACGCTTCCATCTGGGCGGCGATATCGCTCTCGCTGAGACCGCGACGTTTCAGGTTCATTTCGTGAAGCAGACCGGTACCACGGATAAGACTGTGGACGGTATCGGTCGGCTGAGCGCCAACGTTCAGCCAGTATGCCACGCGATCTTTTTCGATGGTCACGGTATGCGGCTTGGCGGTCGGGTTGTAGTGGCCGAGCACTTCAAGAAACTTGCCATCTCTCGGCGCGCGCCCGTCGGCAGCAACGATCTGGTAGAACGGCATCTTTTTCCTTCCGGCTCTTTTCAATCTGATCTTAACCAATGCGTAATAAGTTTAATTTATGGGAGAGATTGTTCATTTATCGTTTCAGAAACTTGTCGAGTGCAAGGTTCTCCGTGGTGATCTTGCGGCCTGACTTGGCCAGGCGATTCACCGAGCGCATCATTTTCTTCATTTCGGCAAACTGCTTGAGCAGCATATTGACCTCTTGCACCCTCGTGCCGCTGCCAAGCGCGATACGCTTGCGGCGGCTGCCGTTGATTATTTCAGGGTGCTTGCGCTCCTGTTTGGTCATCGAGGAGATTATCGCCTCAATGGGCTTGAAGTTGATGTTTTCGAGATCCTGCTTCGGCACCATCTTGTTCAGACCGGGTACCATTTCGATGAGACCCTGGATCGAACCCATTTTTTTGAGCTGCTGGAGCTGATCGAAAAAGTCGTCAAGGTCGAACTCGTTCTTCATGAGCTTCGACTGCATCGCCATCGTCTTTTCAAGATCGAGCGCCTCCTGGGCCTTTTCGACAAAGCTGACGATATCGCCCATGCCGAGAATCCTCTGGGCCATGCGATCCGGGTAGAACACGTCGAGATCATCGACCTTCTCGCCGACGCTCATGAACTTGATCGGCTTTTCGACCACCTGGCGGATCGACAGAGCGGCACCACCACGTGCATCGCCATCAAGCTTGGTGAGCACAACGCCATCGAAATCAAGTCGATCGTTGAACGCCTTGGCGGTGTTCACCGCCTCCTGGCCCATCATTGAATCGACGACGAATAAAAGCTCGTCAGGACTGAGGCGGTTTTTGAGCGCTTCAGCCTCGGCCATCATCGCTTCGTCGATCTGCAAACGCCCGGCGGTGTCAACGATCACAACATCTTTCGCCCCGGCTTTGGCAGCTTCAAGACCACCAAGCGCAGCCTTCATGGCGTCTTGCTCTTCGATGGAAAATACAGGCACATCAATCTGCTCGCCGAGCGTCTTGAGCTGCTCGACCGCTGCCGGACGGTAAACGTCGGCGGCGACAAGGATCGGATTCTTGCCGTTCTTTTTGAGGCGCTTGGCCAGCTTGGCGCAGAAGGTGGTTTTGCCGGAACCCTGGAGACCGGCAACCATCACGATGGCAGGAATTTTCTTGGGAGGGAGATTCAGCGGCTGGTTCTGGCCGCCCATGATTTCGGTTAGCTCATCGTTGACGATCTTGACGATCATCTGCGCCGGAGAGACGCTCTTGATGACCGATTCGCCGAGGGACTTCTCGCGAATATCCTCGACCAGCTTTTTGGCAACCTTGTAGTTGACATCGGCGCTCAAGAGGGCACGCTTGATGTCGCGCATCGCGATACCGATGTTGACCTCGTTGATCGTCGCCTGACCGGCGAGTTTTTTTAAGGTCAGCTCAAGTTTGTCACTGAGATTGTCGAACATATTGAACCTGTCACAGAAATTCTAAAAATGGATAGCTTTAAATATAAAAATATTCTTGTAAAATAAAACCAAACGATGCGACCGTCACCAAACTATTTTCGATTATATTAGCTAAACCAATTTCAGAGCATAGCTTATGACCCCGGAAAAGATCGAGCAGATATTTCGATCGTTCAAAGAGAAGAAAATCGCCGTTATCGGTGATGTAATGATCGACAAATATATCTTCGGCCACGTTTCGCGAATTTCACCCGAATATCCGGTACCAGTGGTCGATGTCAACCGCGAGAGTAGCCGACTTGGAGGCGCGGCCAACGTGGCGGTCAACATCCATGCGCTCGGCGCCGAAGCGCTCCTGATTGGCGTCACCGGCGACGACACGGAGCGCAGAAACCTCGAAGCCCTGATGACGGAACATGGCCTCAATCCGGCTATGCTGGCCGCCGACAGCACCCGCCCGACAACCTGCAAAACCCGAATCCTGTCACAAAACCATCACATCACGAGGGTTGACTACGAAAGCCGCACTCCGGTGGATGCGGAGCTGGAAAAACGACTGCTCGGCATGTTCATGGAGATCGCTAACGCGGTCGATGCGGTGGTACTCGAAGATTACAACAAGGGAGTGCTCACCCCGTCGCTGATCGTGTCACTGATCGCCGCCTGTCGTGAACGCAACAAACCAGTACTGGTCGACCCAAAACTCAAGGGCTTCTTTTCCTACGGCGGATGTTCAGTGTTCAAACCCAACCTCTCCGAACTCGCCGCCTCGCTTGGCATTCCGGTGGCCAACGACGACCGTGAAGTCGAACAAGCCTGCCTCCTGCTCGGCGAAAAACTCACTGTCGAAAGCCTCGTAGTGACACGAAGCGAAAAAGGGATGACTGTCTACGACGGCTCGTTCACCCACATCCCGGCATTGTCGCTCGATGTCGCGGACGTCTCTGGTGCGGGAGATACCGTGATCGGCACACTGGCTCTAGGGCTGGCTTCAGGCCTCGACCTGGTGACCAGCACCAGAATCGCCAATCTTGCGGCCAATACTGTCTGCCAGGAGGTCGGTGCCGTGCCGGTCAGACCGGACAAGCTCTTCAGTGCTTGTCTGGCACATCTTCAATGATGGTGACGTGGTTATCCACCACCGAAGGCCACGCCGGTTTGTAGGAAGGATTCTGTGCAAGATCCCTCATCTTGAGCAATGAGTAAAACGGCACCTCGAAGAGGGCTGCATTGCTAAGCGCGGGCGGGATATCGCTGCCGGGATCGAGATGCATCACGAAAGTCACATGTACCTTGCCGCCATCCACAGGCATCAATATCCAGCCCCCCCTGGCCTCGCGCACACGATGAAAATCAGGCTTCAACGGAACATAATCGGGAATACCGGTCATCGTCAGGGCTAGCGCCCCCTCTTCGGAAGCGTGCAGGGCGGTGCGCACGATCATCTCCCTTTTAGGAATCGGCCAAGGAGTGTTGAGCACCTGGCGAACGACATAATCAAGCTCATCGCTCTTGTGCAACACCTCCATCTCAGAAAGCTGATGCACCCATTTCCCGTAATTGCCAAAATCGTGAAAAAGGCTGATCAGCTTTCTGAGAGACGCCTCGAACACGGCCTCCCCCTTGAAACCCAGCACCTGGGAACCTCTGATCTTCGACGAAAAAATCTTGATGTTCTTGTGATCGACCCGAAATTCCCAGTTGCCCTCAAGGGCGCTTGCTACATCCATTGACTTGGCAGTTATGGTAATGATTGAGCCAGACCCGGCGGATTACTCGGTGATGAAATCGTTGTAGTTCCTGATGATGCCCTCCGTCGATTCCTTCAAGGGCGCGCCAACGGGATTTTTATACTTTTCACGCTTGACCATGTCGCGCATGTTGTTCAGCGTATGATACGGCGTATCGATCACCGCGATGTTGGCAAGCCATGACGGAATTTCTCCGGCAGGCTCGATGTGCAGCCTGAAAACCACGCGGCACGAATTTTCGGACAGCGGCAGGATATTCCAGGCACCTTCGAGTTTGCGCACCCTGACGCAATTGCTGGTTTCCGGAATGAAATCGGGCAGGCTTTCGATCTTGATAAAGACTTCACCTGTTTCAGGATCCTTGTAGGCAGTCGATCGGCTGATGATCTCCCTGTCGCTCACCGGCCACGGAGCACTCACGACCTGATAGACCACCCGTCCCTCGTTGTCGTCGGCAAGCTCCTGGAGCACGCGCATCTCCCGAGTTTTCCAGACCCACTCGGTTGCCGACTCGATGTCGTACAGAAGACTGAGCACGGCGTGCTGGGGCGCATCGATGGTGGCAACGCCGACGAACGACAGAAAATCGGATGAAGGCACCGGACAGGTGAATATCTTCAGCCAGTCGTTTTTGAACCTGAGCGTGCAGGTGCTACTGTTGATTTTTTCAAGTAGTGACATAGTAAACCGGATTGTATGAAAAATTGGTTAAAGGCCTCCGTACTGCCTGAAAAACAGCTTTTTCCTATTGACTCATGAAGCGCTCTTTTCGATGAAATGCCGCGCAACCTTCATGACAGGATCACCTTCACTGACTAACACCCTGATCTGTTCTTCAGTTCCGAACAGATGCCTGGCAACCCTGGCCTTGAGCGCTAGAGCTATATCGGCCCGGTCACGGTCAAACTCGGCTTGGTTGAATTGCACCTTTGCCTCCGCGCACTCTTTTCTGACAAGCGCTTCGAGGTTCACTGGTACATGGTATCCATCAAGATACGAAGTCGCCGAACTCCGGTATTTCTGGACAGGATCGGAAGGATCGTCGATCAGTTTCAGCGCGATATCCTCAATGACACCCTTGGCGTAGAGCTCCTGGTACAGATTGGAGTACGGCTTGCCGAAAACCCAGTAATCGGGCATGATGCCACCGGCCTTGGCAAGCACAGCACGGAGGCTGTCCGCAGCGGTGTTTTTCAGCAAACTTCCGGTACTGTAGACCGAAATGTTCTGCCCCTCCCGGTACATGAGGTCACCGTACTTTTTTATAAAACCACCTGGCAGATTCCGGGTAAACATCTCCTTGTAATAGCGCTCACGCCCCTGAAGACCGTCATCATACTCCCGCTGAATCTGACGGCCCGACGGAGTGAAATATCTCGAAACGGTAAGCCTGACAACCGAATCGTCGGGCAGTTTGAACTGACGCTGAACAAGCCCCTTGCCGAATGTCAGCTCACCGATGAGCAATGCGCGCCGGTTATCCTGAAGCGCACCGGCAAGGATTTCCGCCGCCGAAGCACTACCGCGGTCAACCAGAAGGCAGACTTCTCCCTTCTCGAAAATCCCGCCGGAGGTCGATAAGTACTTCATCTGATCGTCACCACCGTGCCGGCTTTTGGTATAAACAATGAGCTTTCCCGCAGGAAGCAGTTCATCCGCCACAGCCACGGCCTGATCGAGGTAGCCGCCGGGATTGCCCCGCACATCGATAATGAGCTTCCGCATCCCCTTGTCGCGCAGCTTTTGCACGGCATTGTGAAACTCGCTTCCCGTGGTCTCTACGAACTGGCTGATGCGGATGTAGCCGGTACGCGCATCGTCGAGAAAAGCTGCGTCGATGCTCGATGTCGAAATCTTTCCGCGCGTCACCAGAAAATCAATCGTCCGGCGGGTCAGGGGCCGATAAATTCTCAGCCTGACTCTTGTGCCCCGCTCGCCCCTGAGCTTGCCAAGAACAGCCGAAGGCTTGATGCCGATAACATTCTTCGAGTCGATCCCAATGATCCGATCTCCGGGCATGATGCCAGCAGACTCGCTTGGCCCCCCAGCGAGGGGTGTCACCACCAAAAGCGTATCGCGTACGACATCGAACTCGACACCAATCCCCTCGAAATTGCCATTGAAGTTGGACTGGGTGATCGCGGCTTTTTCGGGTTCGAGATAGATGGAGTGGGGATCGAGCGACTGCAACATGCCGCGAACACCCGCGCTTTGAAGGCTGTCGGCATTGACAGGATCGACATAATACGACCTGATCAAATTGTAGGTATCGACCATTTTTCCCCCAGTCCCACTGTTCATCCGCCATCCGATAAAATAACCGAATCCTCCGATGAGCAACATGATAATAACAGTGAAAATACGAGACATAGCGATCGATTCAGATTAACCGTTAGACAGGTGGCAACTGTAGCTCAATACAGCGCAAGTCATGCAAAAAAACTCAAACAGACCGATAGCGAGATAGCGGCAGAGCGCGCGAAGTCCGGGACCGGAATGCCTGCAAATAAACACCGCCAAAAAGCACCCGGCAAATTAGCAGATAGCAACGGCAACAGCATGCCTGTACATGTATTTCTAATTGTACCGAAGAGAAGGGGAATTCGCAACAACAACCCGCACCACCTAAAAATGCAAACAGGCGCAATCCGCCACAGTTCTCACTTTCACTCCAAAATAGATAAACAAATAAAGAGGGTGTGCCACAATATTATCGGCTCAATAATCAGAAACAAATACTGCAAAATAAATCATAAAAAAATGAGAGCCTGAAGAAAAACAAACAAATTTAAAAAAAATAAAAAACATAAAATTAAAACCGAAACATTAAAATAAAAACAATAAAAAAACCAATAAACAACACAAAATAATAGCAATAATCTACAAATAAAAACAAACACAATGAAAAATATAAACATAATCAAACACAATAATATTATTATTCAATAAATTAATCTAATTTATTTTAATAAAAGTACTTATAATTTTTCATCAAAAACTCTTATTAATCAGTTATAACAAAAAAAACAAAACAAAATAAAGAAATATCTAACAAATAAAAACAAACATAAAGGACAGGTTTATTTTATCAAAACAAAAAAATATTAAAAAATAAATATTTTAAATAAATGGGCTTTGTTCTTGGATTATTAAAATGTTTTTTATGATCTAAGAACAATTAAAATATGATTTAATGTCTTATTAAAGGGCAATAAGCAATCATTTCAACTTCAACACTGGCATCAAGAGGAAGAGCAAGAACTCCAACGGCAACCCTGACATGCCGGCCCGATTCACCAAAAATTTTATAGACAAGTTCCGATGCTCCGTTGGCCACTTTGTGTTGATTCGTAAACCCGTCAGCGCTCGAAACATAGATCGTTAGCTTCACGATTCTCGCCACGGTGTCGAGATTTCCGGTAACGGATCGAAGTACCGCAACCGCATTAAGCGCGGCCACTCTGGCAGCCTTCGTCGCCTCCTGTTCGTTCGCTTCGCTCACCCGTCCCCTTCCTCCTGGCTCCATCAGTTTGCCGCCAACCAGTGGCAATTGACCTGAAGTGTAAATCAGATCGCCAATCCGTACCGCTGGCTGGTAAAGTCCCGCTGCTGAAGGGATTTCCGGGAGAAGAATACCGGCGTTCTTTAGATTTTCTTCATGAGATATCATGACCTTTTTGTGTTTTCTGTTTGGGAAAAGAGCGGAAAATCCGAACAGTTAGGGATAGATTTTCCAGATTGCGATTCCTTTGGAAAATAGTTATCGTGCCTGAAATTGCATTTATGACTGAAAAACACCCCTCACTCCCCCGGCTGATGATTGTCAGCAGTGGCGGCGAACATTTTTCTCAGAAAGGCCTTGTACTGGCACAGGCACAAACTCTCGCCCGCTCTGCGCCGGTCATCTTCCAGGTTCGAGAGAAAATGCTCGATTCTGCTTCGATGTGGCGCCTCTGTAGCCAAATCGCCCCGCTTGTCGATAATTCGGGATCGATTCTGACCATCAACGAACGCTTCGACATCGCACTTGCATCAAAGGCGGGCGGAGTTCATCTTCCCGAATCTTCATGCCCTGCCGATGTCGTTCGAAAAACTGCACGAAAATTGCTTGTCGGGCAAAGCGTACATAGCGAAACGACAGCATTGAAAGCCGCTTCGACAGGCCTTGATTACCTCCTTTTCGGACCAGTATTCCATACGCCATCAAAAGCATCTTTCGGCCCGCCTCAGGGGTTGGATCGCCTACGGGAAATCTGCGAAAAAGTACGCATCCCGGTCTTCGCCGTTGGAGGCATCACGCCTGAAAAAGTCCCGGCCTGCATCGAATGCGGAGCCTGGGGCGTAGCCGCCCTCACACCGTTTCTCGATGCCGGATCGCTGCCTGAAACCGTCAACCGCTTCTACTCATTCATGCAATCATGACGTTACCGCGAAGAGTTCTCTGCGTCATCACCGATGAACACTCCAATCCAGTCGAACTTGCCCGCATGGCCCTCCAGGGCGGGGCAGGGATGGTACAGTTACGAAGAAAAACAGCCTCGGGCCAAGAGCTTTACGAGTGGGCCATCAGAATTCAAGCGCTTTGCAGTGAACAGCAGGCGCTCTTCATCGTCAATGACCGGGTCGATATTGCCATGGCCGTACATGCCGATGGAGTGCACCTCGGCCAACAGGATCTGCCCGCGTCGGCTGCCCGCGCACTGCTTGCCCCCGATGCGATCATTGGCGTATCGGTCTCCAACGCCACCGAGGCTATCAAGGCAGCCGAAGAGGGCGCAAGCTATATCGGCGTGGGGCACATATTCCCGACTTTTTCCAAAGACAAACCTTCAGAGCCGCTCGGCACGGCATCTATACGACCGATCGGCAGGGCTGCGCAGCTGCCGGTCATCGCCATCGGCGGCATCGGGCACGACAACGCTGCCGAGGTCATCCGTGCCGGTGCATCAGGCATCGCCGTCATCTCCGCGGTTTCCGACAGCGACGATCCCGAGACCGCCACTCGCGAGCTGGTAAGAAGAATCAGGCAATAAATATGATGCAGAACTACATCACCGTGCTGACCATCGCCGGATCGGACGGCAGCGGCGGAGCTGGCATCCAGACCGACCTGAAAACCATCGCCGCCAACAACTGTTACGGCCTGAGCGTCATCACTGCTGTGACGGCACAGAACACCACTGAAGTACGGTCTATACACAACATTCCGCCCGCCTTCATCGGCGAGCAGTTCAAGACGATTGTCGACGATATTCGAATCGATGCGGTCAAGATCGGCATGCTGGGCTCGCTGGAAGCGGCAGAAACAGTCGTTGAACTCATGAAAAGCCTCAATGAGGTACCGGTCGTTCTCGACACCGTTTTGCGCTCATCGAGCGGAAAATCGCTGCTCGACGCAGAAGCCCTGCTGGTGATGAAGCAGCTCTTTCATCTCACCAGTCTGATTACCCCAAATCTGCCAGAGGCGGCAATACTGACGGGCCGCAGCATGGCTCCAACAACGCAGGCTGAAATCGAAGTGATGGCAAAAGATTTGCAACGGGAAGGCGCAAAATCCGTTCTTGTCAAGGGAGGACATGGCGAGGGAGACCAATGCAACGACTGCCTGCTGCACGAGGGACAGCTCTTTTGGTACTCAAACCCGAAAATCGATACACTCAACACACATGGCACCGGCTGCACACTCTCGTCAGCCATAGCTTGCGGACTGGCAAAAGGCTTGCCGATGAATGAAGCTGTGGCAGAAGCTATCAGCTATACGAGAAAAGCCCTGCTGGCAGGCGCATCATGGCGGCTGGGACACGGAAATGGTCCGCTGGAGCATTTTCCCGACCGGACAGTCGAAAGACGGCCGGGAAAACTGCAATAAAACAAGCTTAGCGCACCAGGCGAGGACGACGGCCGATAGAGTAGTAGCTGATGCCCACCTGTTCCACCATATCGGGATTGTAGATATTCCTGCCGTCGAAGATCACGGGTTCTTTCAGAGAGTTTCTGATCAGTTCGAAATCGGGACTACGAAACACCATCCACTCCGTCATGATGGTTAGCGCATCTGCGCCCTTGAGAGCCTCGTCGGGATGCTCCACCAGCACTAGATCGGGCCGGTCGCCATAGATGCGCCGGGCCTCGTCCATGGCAACGGGATCGTAGGCTCTGACGATTGCCCCCGCCTTCCAGAGCTCTTCCATGACCTTCCGGCTCGGGGCTTCACGCATGTCATCGGTATTTGGCTTGAACGCCAGCCCCCACATTGCAATGACGCGCCCTTTAAGATCGCCGTCGAAATGGTCACGAATCTTTGAAACAAGGCTCAGCTTCTGATCATCGTTGACCGCCTCAACCGCTTGCAGAATTCGCGAATTATAGCCAAGCTTCCTTGACGTGCGCTCCAGGGCTCGCACATCCTTAGGGAAGCAGGAGCCGCCATAACCCACTCCGGGATAGATAAAGGAGAAGCCGATCCTCGAATCGGAACCGATACCGCGGCGCACCGCTTCGACATCCGCCCCGGCCCGTTCAGCAATGTTGGCGATCTCGTTCATGAAGCTGATCTTGGTGGCAAGCATGGCGTTAGCTGCATACTTGGTCAACTCCGCCGAGCGGATGTCCATGGCAATGAAACGCTCGTGACTGCGGTTGAACGGCGCGTACAGGTTGCGCAGAAGCTCCTTGGTGCGCGGGTTGTCCACTCCAACGATGATGCGATCGGGCTTCATGAAATCGTCCACGGCATCACCTTCTTTAAGGAACTCCGGATTCGACACGACATCGAAATCAATCGCCCGCCCCCGTTCTTCGAGTACAGTCCTGATCGTTTCGCGCACCAGATCGGCCGTACCGACCGGAACCGTCGATTTGTTGATCACAATACGATAATCCTCCATATTGCGGCCGATGCTCTCGGCAACGCTCAACACATGACTCAAATCAGCTGACCCATCTTCATCAGGTGGAGTACCGACGGCGATAAACTGGTACAGACCGAAATCGACACCGTCAGTAATGCTGGTGGTGAATTTCAGGCGTCCTTCACGCAGGTTTTCACTAACGATAGTGTCAAGGCCTGGCTCGTAAATCGGAATCTCCCCGTTCAGGAGACGATTGATCTTGTTCTCGTCGATATCGACGCACATAACCTCATTGCCAACCTCGGCAAAACAGGCGCCGGTAACCAGGCCTACATAACCGGAACCAAATATGGTTATCTTCATGCATTCTGTGGTTTAATTGATCAGAAAAAAAACGATAATGCCTTCCGGTTACTACCGAAAGGCGAGGATTCAACCTTGTGAGATAAACCAATGGAAGAGCAGCAAGAGACATGCTTTTCAGACATCTCTTATTCCACGACAATGACCAGGCATCGGGATTTTTTCCAAAACTCTGCCTCGTTCCTGATCAACAGAAGCGAGGATGTTTTGCCGCCAACGAGTTCATAGGAACCTTTTGTATGCGGGGTAATAACATGCAGTCGACTAACTGGCTTGTCAAAATAAATATCTTTTGTTTCGGTAATATCCACCTGCCTGAATGGCCGCAGATCAAAATCATTGGCCAAAACAGGCCGCATACCGAAAAAGCGGGAAAACGGCCCTGGAGGCACCAGAATCCCTTTGGAGACAAGCTGATCGACGGTACCAACAACGTAATAGGCCTTGACCATCTGGTCTTCCTGGTCGCTGATAGCCTCATCCATGACATCGACCGTATTGGTAAGCCGGGCAATCTGCCGGTTTAGCTTCGCAATCTCCCTTTTCATGGCGCCAAGTTCCAGCTCCTTCTTGTCCAGCTCGCCCTTGAGCTGACCGGTCATGCGATCAAGCGCCGCGATGCGGTACTGGGACTCGTGATTCTGCTTTTCAAGCGTCGCGACAAGGTTCTTGCTTGCCGAAAGCGTGGAGTCGATGAAGCGGATATTGGTGTTAATCTCGCGCCCGATCTGCTCGGCGCTCTTTGGCTTGCGCCCCTCCACATCCGATGAAAGCCGAACGACCACGGCCTCTTTCTGGCGAATCCGTCCAAGATTCTTCTGAACCTGAACGAGGATTGACATCATCGACTCGAGATGCTTTTCTTCCTCTTTTTTCCGTTCATCCCGGCTGCAAGAGGTGGATGTAGCGATCACCGCTCCTGCTAGTAAAATAACGGCGATACGCCTGAAGGGCTTTAAAGCCACTCTATCCATTGTTCAACTCCATCTTTGGTACCATACCACTTTGTATGCGGCGCTGGCAAATGTTCGCATTCAAGTATAGTAACATTTTTGGCGCCATCAAGAAAGCAGCTTCTCGCAGGAACAACCCCGTCACCGGCGAGATTTCCATCGTCGGTCACTCCCCGGTAAAACATGTAACACAT
The nucleotide sequence above comes from Chlorobaculum tepidum TLS. Encoded proteins:
- the rimM gene encoding ribosome maturation factor RimM (Essential for efficient processing of 16S rRNA), whose amino-acid sequence is MELFLTGVVLKPKGLKGELKVKPVTDFPESFLTRREYYIGKTPEDAVLRKVQSARFHQGFAWLVFEGAGSREGAEALVGCGLYVTRDALVAMPDDRAYIHELIGLDVFDETEGRVGKISDVLQMPAHDVYEVDTGDRKVLIPAVEDFITETDLEKGMVRLKRFKEFL
- the rpsP gene encoding 30S ribosomal protein S16; protein product: MVKIRLKRAGRKKMPFYQIVAADGRAPRDGKFLEVLGHYNPTAKPHTVTIEKDRVAYWLNVGAQPTDTVHSLIRGTGLLHEMNLKRRGLSESDIAAQMEAWRQKEAERRQKRLNAKLRRRQAKKAAEAAGSAEG
- the ffh gene encoding signal recognition particle protein, which produces MFDNLSDKLELTLKKLAGQATINEVNIGIAMRDIKRALLSADVNYKVAKKLVEDIREKSLGESVIKSVSPAQMIVKIVNDELTEIMGGQNQPLNLPPKKIPAIVMVAGLQGSGKTTFCAKLAKRLKKNGKNPILVAADVYRPAAVEQLKTLGEQIDVPVFSIEEQDAMKAALGGLEAAKAGAKDVVIVDTAGRLQIDEAMMAEAEALKNRLSPDELLFVVDSMMGQEAVNTAKAFNDRLDFDGVVLTKLDGDARGGAALSIRQVVEKPIKFMSVGEKVDDLDVFYPDRMAQRILGMGDIVSFVEKAQEALDLEKTMAMQSKLMKNEFDLDDFFDQLQQLKKMGSIQGLIEMVPGLNKMVPKQDLENINFKPIEAIISSMTKQERKHPEIINGSRRKRIALGSGTRVQEVNMLLKQFAEMKKMMRSVNRLAKSGRKITTENLALDKFLKR
- the rfaE1 gene encoding D-glycero-beta-D-manno-heptose-7-phosphate kinase, translating into MTPEKIEQIFRSFKEKKIAVIGDVMIDKYIFGHVSRISPEYPVPVVDVNRESSRLGGAANVAVNIHALGAEALLIGVTGDDTERRNLEALMTEHGLNPAMLAADSTRPTTCKTRILSQNHHITRVDYESRTPVDAELEKRLLGMFMEIANAVDAVVLEDYNKGVLTPSLIVSLIAACRERNKPVLVDPKLKGFFSYGGCSVFKPNLSELAASLGIPVANDDREVEQACLLLGEKLTVESLVVTRSEKGMTVYDGSFTHIPALSLDVADVSGAGDTVIGTLALGLASGLDLVTSTRIANLAANTVCQEVGAVPVRPDKLFSACLAHLQ
- a CDS encoding START domain-containing protein codes for the protein MDVASALEGNWEFRVDHKNIKIFSSKIRGSQVLGFKGEAVFEASLRKLISLFHDFGNYGKWVHQLSEMEVLHKSDELDYVVRQVLNTPWPIPKREMIVRTALHASEEGALALTMTGIPDYVPLKPDFHRVREARGGWILMPVDGGKVHVTFVMHLDPGSDIPPALSNAALFEVPFYSLLKMRDLAQNPSYKPAWPSVVDNHVTIIEDVPDKH
- a CDS encoding START domain-containing protein, translating into MSLLEKINSSTCTLRFKNDWLKIFTCPVPSSDFLSFVGVATIDAPQHAVLSLLYDIESATEWVWKTREMRVLQELADDNEGRVVYQVVSAPWPVSDREIISRSTAYKDPETGEVFIKIESLPDFIPETSNCVRVRKLEGAWNILPLSENSCRVVFRLHIEPAGEIPSWLANIAVIDTPYHTLNNMRDMVKREKYKNPVGAPLKESTEGIIRNYNDFITE
- a CDS encoding S41 family peptidase; the encoded protein is MSRIFTVIIMLLIGGFGYFIGWRMNSGTGGKMVDTYNLIRSYYVDPVNADSLQSAGVRGMLQSLDPHSIYLEPEKAAITQSNFNGNFEGIGVEFDVVRDTLLVVTPLAGGPSESAGIMPGDRIIGIDSKNVIGIKPSAVLGKLRGERGTRVRLRIYRPLTRRTIDFLVTRGKISTSSIDAAFLDDARTGYIRISQFVETTGSEFHNAVQKLRDKGMRKLIIDVRGNPGGYLDQAVAVADELLPAGKLIVYTKSRHGGDDQMKYLSTSGGIFEKGEVCLLVDRGSASAAEILAGALQDNRRALLIGELTFGKGLVQRQFKLPDDSVVRLTVSRYFTPSGRQIQREYDDGLQGRERYYKEMFTRNLPGGFIKKYGDLMYREGQNISVYSTGSLLKNTAADSLRAVLAKAGGIMPDYWVFGKPYSNLYQELYAKGVIEDIALKLIDDPSDPVQKYRSSATSYLDGYHVPVNLEALVRKECAEAKVQFNQAEFDRDRADIALALKARVARHLFGTEEQIRVLVSEGDPVMKVARHFIEKSAS
- a CDS encoding RidA family protein → MISHEENLKNAGILLPEIPSAAGLYQPAVRIGDLIYTSGQLPLVGGKLMEPGGRGRVSEANEQEATKAARVAALNAVAVLRSVTGNLDTVARIVKLTIYVSSADGFTNQHKVANGASELVYKIFGESGRHVRVAVGVLALPLDASVEVEMIAYCPLIRH
- a CDS encoding thiamine phosphate synthase, translating into MTEKHPSLPRLMIVSSGGEHFSQKGLVLAQAQTLARSAPVIFQVREKMLDSASMWRLCSQIAPLVDNSGSILTINERFDIALASKAGGVHLPESSCPADVVRKTARKLLVGQSVHSETTALKAASTGLDYLLFGPVFHTPSKASFGPPQGLDRLREICEKVRIPVFAVGGITPEKVPACIECGAWGVAALTPFLDAGSLPETVNRFYSFMQS